A region of Pristis pectinata isolate sPriPec2 chromosome 24, sPriPec2.1.pri, whole genome shotgun sequence DNA encodes the following proteins:
- the s1pr4 gene encoding sphingosine 1-phosphate receptor 4, which translates to MSMCIHCSSAPSLFNKMNNISECMAFYASQEAGIILLHYNHTGKLENRRLPSEGMGIVRIIFIIVSCFVVIENLLVFFAILNNTRFRSWVYYCIANITLCDLLTGTAYIVNLCLSGEKTFRITPTLWFLREGVLFFALAASTFSLLITAMERYATMVKPVPYASANKTYRVYCLIGLCWLLASLIGLLPLLGWNCICNFEKCSTLLPLYSKSYILFCVVMFSIIIIGIVALYSGIYQLVRSSAKSVASSKSRQKSVRLLKTVFMIVAAFVVCWSPLFVLLLLDVFCNSARCSKLHTMEWTITLAVVNSAINPIIYSFGSKDVRRAIVRLLCFCFIKAGTPLPTFLSRSESVLGASTDSSYRLRESFRNSKLLSPKKTLPKSEGV; encoded by the coding sequence ATGTCCATGTGCATTCATTGTTCTTCAGCACCATCCCTTTTCAACAAAATGAATAATATCAGTGAATGCATGGCTTTCTATGCCAGCCAAGAAGCAGGCATCATTCTCCTGCATTATAACCACACCGGGAAGCTGGAGAACAGACGACTGCCCAGTGAAGGCATGGGCATTGTCAGAATCATTTTCATAATCGTCAGTTGCTTCGTCGTCATAGAGAATCTGCTGGTCTTCTTCGCTATCCTGAATAACACCCGCTTCCGGAGCTGGGTTTACTACTGTATTGCCAACATTACCCTCTGCGACCTGTTGACTGGCACTGCCTACATTGTCAACCTGTGCCTATCAGGAGAAAAGACCTTTCGCATCACGCCCACACTCTGGTTCCTCAGGGAAGGGGTCCTGTTCTTTGCCCTGGCTGCCTCAACGTTCAGCCTGCTTATCACAGCCATGGAGAGGTACGCGACCATGGTCAAACCTGTACCATATGCATCGGCAAACAAAACCTACCGGGTCTACTGCCTGATTGGACTGTGCTGGCTGCTGGCTTCCCTTATAGGTCTTCTGCCGCTGCTGGGCTGGAACTGCATATGCAACTTTGAAAAATGTTCCACCTTGCTGCCTCTGTACTCCAAGAGCTATATCCTCTTCTGCGTTGTGATGTTCAGCATCATCATCATTGGGATAGTGGCACTCTACAGTGGCATCTACCAGCTAGTCCGAAGCAGCGCCAAGTCTGTTGCCAgtagcaagagcaggcagaagtcAGTGAGGCTGCTCAAGACTGTATTCATGATAGTAGCTGCCTTTGTGGTCTGTTGGAGCCCTCTGTTTGTGCTCCTTCTTCTGGACGTCTTCTGCAACTCGGCACGTTGCTCTAAGCTACACACCATGGAGTGGACTATTACCTTGGCTGTGGTCAACTCAGCCATCAATCCCATCATTTATTCCTTTGGCAGCAAGGATGTGAGACGGGCCATCGTCAGGCTTCTGTGCTTCTGCTTCATCAAAGCTGGCACTCCCTTGCCCACCTTCCTGAGCCGCAGTGAGTCGGTGCTCGGGGCCTCCACCGACAGCTCCTACAGACTGAGGGAGAGCTTCCGAAATTCAAAGCTACTGAGTCCAAAGAAGACCTTGCCCAAGTCAGAAGGGGTATAG